GTACGGGCAGCAGGTGTTCCTGGTCGCCATGTGGGCGTCGCCGCTGCGGCGGCGGATGGAGTACCTGGTGCGGACCACCACCACCGACACCTACGCCAAGGAGGTGACGCTGTTCCGGCTGACGCCGTACCTGGTGGGCAGGTTCGACCTGTTCAGCCGGGTGTTCTACCGGCGGCAGCGGCAGGTGGTGACCCGGCGGTACGCGGCCGGGACGGCGTGGAGCCTGATCACCACGGTGGCCGCCGCGCTCACCTTCCTGTACGTGGCGGCCGGGGCGGTCACCGGGCGGGTCACCCTCGGCGACCTGATGATGTTCACCTCGGCGTCGGCGTCGCTGCAGACGGCGATCCAGACGCTCTTCCAGAGCCTGTCCAGCGCCTACGAGAACAACCTGTACCTGGACAAGCTGGACGAGCTGCTGGCGGTGCGCCCGACGATCGCCGCTCCCGCCGAGCCCCGGCCACTGCCCGATCCGGTGCGCGGGCACATCGTGTTCGACCGGGTCACCTTCACCTATCCGGGCGCCGAGGAGCCGGCGCTGCGCGAGGTCAGCCTGGAGGTGCGGGCCGGCCGGACGGTGGCGCTGGTGGGGCCGAACGGGGCGGGCAAGTCCACGGTCATCAAGCTGCTGTGCCGCCTGTACGACCCGGACTCGGGCCGGATCCTGCTGGACGGCGTGGACATCCGCGAGTTCGATCCGGTGGAGCTCCGCCGGGTCATGACGGCCGCGTTCCAGGATCTGGCGGCGTTCCAGGCCAGCGTCGCCGAGAACATCGGGCTGGGCGACATCGAGCGCATCGAGGACCGCGACCGGATCGAGCGCAGCGCGCACCGGGCGGGCGCGACCACGCTGGTCGAGGCGCTGCCGCAGGGCTACGACACGGTGCTGGGCAAATGGTTCGGCGGCCAGGAGCTGTCCGGCGGGGAGTGGCAGAAGGTGGCGCTGGCCCGCGCCTTCATGCGGGACGCGCCGGTGCTGGTGCTGGACGAGCCGACGGCGGCGCTGGACGCGCGTGCCGAGCACGATCTGTTCGCGCGGCTGGCGCGGTTGTCGGAGGGACGGACGGCCCTCTACGTCTCGCACCGGTTCTCCACCGTGCGGCAGGCCGACCAGATCATGGTGATCGACTCCGGCCGACTGATCGAGCAGGGCACCCATCAGGAGCTGATGGGCCTGGGCGGCACGTACGCGTCCCTGTTCACCCTGCAGGCGTCGGCGTATCTGGACGACGACGACGCGACACCGCTGAACGGCACGAGCCGATCCGACGACGAGGCGGAGGCACGGGCATGAACATGGGCACGATCCTGGCGTTCGCGGTGGGGCTCACGCTGGCCCTGGCCGCCGTCACCAAAGTCCGCGAGCCCGGAGCGTTCGTCCGGGGCGTCGGCGAGTACCGGGTGCTGCCCGGGTCGCTCGTACCGGTGGTGGCGTGGGGTGTGGTCATCGCCGAGGCGCTGGCCGCGGCGGCGTTGCTGTCCGGCCTCGGCCGGCCGGCGGGCGCGGTGGCGGGGACGGTCCTGGGGGCCGCGTTCGCCGCGGCGATCGGCGTCAACCTCCGCCGCCGCCGACGGATGCGCTGTCACTGCTTCGGCGCGTCCGAGCCGTTGACGTCCCGTTCGCTGACG
The DNA window shown above is from Thermomonospora umbrina and carries:
- a CDS encoding ABC transporter ATP-binding protein; its protein translation is MQPIHFLSRGPQENGAARSGLTGSPDFPDPPAPPRGTLRDRTRRALRTVRSSVRSLPRTLRLVWAAGPWLTLGLGVATVVTGLVPAATAYLVRLLVNTVVEALRLRDGGQPEQLDLQLLAWSPTMTPLQAIVVLSALQFCVFTLNSAASAVRNISQQLLQDRVTIIVQRRVMTHAGELDLAFFEDSRSYDLLREAQQETPARALTVIGSVFGLAQSLVTFASVGLLLFGLSPWVAVVTLLAPIPAFISDSRYGQQVFLVAMWASPLRRRMEYLVRTTTTDTYAKEVTLFRLTPYLVGRFDLFSRVFYRRQRQVVTRRYAAGTAWSLITTVAAALTFLYVAAGAVTGRVTLGDLMMFTSASASLQTAIQTLFQSLSSAYENNLYLDKLDELLAVRPTIAAPAEPRPLPDPVRGHIVFDRVTFTYPGAEEPALREVSLEVRAGRTVALVGPNGAGKSTVIKLLCRLYDPDSGRILLDGVDIREFDPVELRRVMTAAFQDLAAFQASVAENIGLGDIERIEDRDRIERSAHRAGATTLVEALPQGYDTVLGKWFGGQELSGGEWQKVALARAFMRDAPVLVLDEPTAALDARAEHDLFARLARLSEGRTALYVSHRFSTVRQADQIMVIDSGRLIEQGTHQELMGLGGTYASLFTLQASAYLDDDDATPLNGTSRSDDEAEARA